The Brenneria rubrifaciens genome has a window encoding:
- a CDS encoding TolC family outer membrane protein: MPRSLRTGHAVIRHCYLLLGVFTLSYSLPGQALGLIEAWQRALIHDPTFQKAIHARNADREERNIGRAALLPKISYDYSHSRNDSTVTASGRKAERDYNSHASSLSLQQPLLDYDAWARYQQGDATAVLADEQLRDASQQLLVRLFQAYSNVLFSHEQIALVQAQQRAYREQFQLNQRLFQQGEGTRTDLLETEARMNLTQAQLIEAQDNLDISLRELETLLGMPVTAEQLAPLAPRFTPRRLQPANYQHWQALAVRHNAQLMALSQSLAVAKYDIARNRAGHLPQVTLVASTRNTQSETESSYNQKYDTRSIGIRVSVPIFAGGGISAATRQAKERYQQTAQQKDEQTAAIQIELRRQFNLVTSSQAKIRAFELAEQSALALVDATRKSVQGGERVNLDVLNAEQQLYGARRDLSEARYAWLTSWLQLRYYAGTLDDAMLRQLAGYFHSA, translated from the coding sequence ATGCCCCGCTCTTTACGCACCGGCCACGCCGTGATCCGTCATTGTTATCTGCTGTTAGGGGTTTTCACACTGAGCTACAGCCTACCGGGTCAGGCGCTGGGATTAATCGAAGCCTGGCAGCGGGCCTTGATTCATGATCCCACTTTTCAGAAGGCGATTCATGCGCGTAACGCCGACAGGGAGGAAAGGAATATCGGCCGCGCCGCGCTATTGCCAAAAATCAGCTACGACTACAGTCATTCGCGCAATGACTCCACGGTTACCGCCAGCGGGCGCAAGGCAGAACGCGACTATAACAGCCACGCCTCCAGCCTTTCGCTACAGCAGCCCCTGCTGGACTACGACGCCTGGGCGCGCTACCAGCAGGGCGATGCGACGGCGGTGCTGGCCGATGAGCAGTTGCGCGATGCCAGCCAGCAGCTCCTGGTACGTCTGTTTCAGGCCTACAGCAATGTGCTGTTCAGTCATGAACAGATTGCGCTGGTTCAGGCGCAACAACGGGCATATCGGGAACAGTTTCAACTCAATCAGCGTCTGTTTCAGCAAGGAGAAGGCACCCGCACCGACCTGCTGGAAACCGAGGCCAGAATGAATTTAACGCAAGCCCAGTTGATTGAAGCGCAGGATAATCTGGATATCAGCCTGCGGGAGCTGGAAACCTTGCTGGGGATGCCCGTCACGGCAGAACAGCTCGCGCCGCTGGCCCCCCGCTTCACCCCGCGCCGGCTTCAGCCGGCGAACTATCAGCACTGGCAGGCGCTGGCGGTGCGCCACAACGCCCAACTGATGGCGTTGAGCCAATCGCTGGCAGTGGCTAAATACGACATCGCCCGCAACCGGGCGGGTCATCTGCCACAGGTCACGCTGGTTGCCAGTACGCGGAACACTCAGTCAGAGACGGAAAGCAGCTATAACCAAAAATATGATACGCGTTCAATCGGCATTCGGGTCAGCGTACCGATCTTTGCCGGCGGCGGCATCTCCGCCGCTACGCGCCAGGCGAAAGAACGCTATCAGCAAACCGCGCAGCAGAAGGATGAACAGACTGCGGCGATTCAGATTGAACTGCGCCGCCAGTTCAATCTGGTCACCAGCAGTCAGGCCAAAATCCGGGCGTTCGAGTTAGCGGAACAGTCAGCGTTGGCGCTGGTGGACGCGACGCGTAAAAGCGTTCAGGGTGGAGAGCGCGTCAATCTGGACGTGTTAAATGCGGAACAACAGCTCTACGGGGCCCGGCGCGATCTAAGCGAAGCCCGCTACGCCTGGCTGACATCCTGGCTCCAGCTACGCTATTATGCGGGCACTCTGGATGACGCCATGCTGCGTCAATTGGCAGGTTATTTTCATTCTGCCTGA
- a CDS encoding malate/lactate/ureidoglycolate dehydrogenase, with product MPVFSHHYLRDYLRARLVDIEVDAVIADIVADNLVESSLKGHDSHGVSMLPRYIAAIQEGGLSPHANAEKTLDFGPLISFDGHQGFGQVVTRQALAQGIERARSQGVAVVSLADAHHLGRLGAWAEQTAEAGLVSLHFANVYTKPVVLPWQGQRPRFGTNPFCVGIPVEGEEPVVLDFATSMIAGNKARIAWNEGKQLAPGCIVDSEGNPSIDPRWLMEEPLGALLPFGQHKGSGLSLICSLLGAALTGGKTERTATGEGKKIINSMLSILIDPQRLGGADTYQFEIPALLAWVRQSRDDGELLLPGDAEKQHYRRRIDEGIYVDETSWKQLVDLNKRAA from the coding sequence ATGCCAGTATTTAGTCATCATTATTTGCGCGATTATTTACGTGCCAGGTTGGTTGATATTGAGGTTGACGCCGTCATTGCCGATATCGTGGCGGATAACCTGGTTGAATCAAGTCTTAAAGGTCATGACTCGCATGGCGTCAGCATGCTGCCGCGCTACATTGCGGCAATTCAGGAAGGGGGACTATCGCCCCATGCCAATGCTGAAAAGACACTGGACTTTGGTCCCCTGATTTCTTTTGACGGTCATCAGGGCTTTGGTCAAGTGGTCACCAGACAGGCGCTGGCACAAGGCATTGAACGGGCGCGGTCACAGGGGGTGGCGGTAGTCAGTCTGGCGGATGCTCATCATCTGGGGCGCCTCGGCGCCTGGGCCGAGCAGACCGCCGAGGCCGGGCTGGTTTCACTGCATTTCGCCAATGTGTATACCAAACCTGTGGTCTTGCCGTGGCAGGGGCAACGCCCGCGTTTCGGCACCAATCCTTTCTGCGTGGGGATTCCGGTTGAAGGCGAAGAGCCGGTCGTTCTGGATTTTGCCACCAGTATGATAGCCGGTAATAAAGCGAGAATTGCCTGGAATGAGGGGAAACAACTGGCGCCGGGGTGCATTGTGGATAGTGAGGGAAATCCATCCATTGATCCGCGCTGGCTGATGGAGGAGCCACTGGGCGCGCTGTTGCCTTTTGGTCAGCATAAAGGCTCGGGGTTATCGCTGATTTGTTCTCTGCTGGGCGCCGCATTGACCGGCGGAAAAACAGAACGTACCGCAACGGGCGAAGGTAAAAAAATCATTAACAGCATGCTGTCTATTTTAATTGACCCGCAACGGCTGGGCGGGGCCGATACCTATCAATTTGAGATCCCGGCATTATTGGCATGGGTCCGTCAGTCGCGGGATGATGGTGAATTATTATTGCCGGGAGATGCTGAAAAACAACATTATCGCCGGCGTATCGACGAAGGGATATATGTTGATGAAACCAGTTGGAAACAACTTGTTGATCTGAATAAACGGGCTGCCTGA
- a CDS encoding iron-containing alcohol dehydrogenase family protein — protein MIAIQAPDTYLNRNGVIRSVGEFITPLAKTLLIVTSPQAWKATAEQVEHSLRQHGLIYQVEFLPGDCTKPAIEALTTEARTFAAELILGIGGGRVLDAAKAVGEVLGQIPVITVPTIAATCAAWSPISVIYSETGAHQGSIPLKRLPVWVLVDSEVIVQSPPRYLKAGIVDALAKWYEFQPYLRNGDDGLALALKAQAAKLAVDIFNTDGEQAINDNQQRQVTPALRKVIDAVIALAGVANSMKDDVPRVGVAHAIHNSMTRLPELHHWLHGEKVGFGLAAQAFLEHDNQRDREELLSQLRRYGSPLTLDALGLDDQRLRVDEIANNVKISPAIAALLPFSIESERIKTALLSTRQLTARPAAADNRAA, from the coding sequence ATGATTGCAATACAAGCACCGGATACCTATCTGAATCGTAATGGGGTTATCCGTTCTGTTGGTGAATTTATTACCCCTTTGGCCAAAACCCTTCTCATCGTTACCAGCCCGCAGGCCTGGAAAGCCACGGCGGAACAGGTCGAGCACAGCCTGCGTCAACACGGTCTTATTTATCAGGTTGAATTTTTACCGGGCGACTGCACCAAACCCGCAATCGAAGCGTTGACCACTGAGGCGCGAACGTTCGCGGCTGAATTGATCCTGGGGATTGGCGGCGGGCGGGTATTAGACGCCGCCAAAGCCGTTGGCGAAGTATTGGGGCAGATACCGGTGATTACCGTTCCCACCATCGCCGCCACCTGCGCGGCCTGGTCGCCTATCAGCGTGATTTACAGCGAGACAGGCGCGCATCAAGGCTCAATCCCGTTGAAGCGTCTGCCGGTATGGGTACTGGTCGATAGCGAAGTGATTGTGCAAAGTCCGCCGCGTTATCTCAAGGCGGGCATCGTTGACGCGCTGGCGAAGTGGTATGAGTTCCAGCCTTACCTGCGCAATGGCGATGACGGACTGGCGTTGGCGTTGAAGGCTCAGGCGGCAAAACTGGCCGTGGACATCTTTAATACCGACGGCGAACAAGCCATTAATGATAATCAGCAACGGCAGGTTACGCCGGCGTTACGTAAAGTGATTGACGCCGTTATCGCCCTGGCGGGCGTGGCGAACAGCATGAAAGACGATGTCCCCCGCGTTGGCGTCGCGCATGCTATTCATAACAGCATGACGCGTTTGCCTGAGCTCCATCACTGGTTACACGGGGAAAAAGTGGGATTCGGCCTGGCGGCACAGGCATTTCTTGAACATGATAACCAGCGAGACAGGGAGGAATTGTTATCCCAGCTCCGCCGCTATGGTAGTCCACTGACGCTGGACGCGCTCGGCCTTGACGATCAACGTCTGCGCGTCGACGAGATCGCCAACAATGTGAAAATATCCCCCGCGATTGCCGCCTTGTTGCCGTTCTCTATCGAGTCTGAACGCATCAAGACCGCGTTATTGAGTACACGGCAA
- a CDS encoding D-cysteine desulfhydrase: MHLARFPRLSLGHFPTPLEPLPNLSKYLGGPTLYIKRDDATGLATGGNKTRKLEFLLADARQQGADVIITQGATQSNHVRQTIAAAAKLGLKTQVLLEKRVTDYGDDYQRSGNILLDNLLGGEIVDHLPAGADMQQAMEELADTLRKKGLKPYVIPGGGSSPVGALGYVACAEELLFQSSQQRLRIDRIVHATGSTGTQAGLITGLTATHSQIPLLGISVRAPKEKQEENVYALAQRTWQLLGIPGEIPRSAVNVNSDYVGKGYGIPTAGTLEALTLLAQLEGILLDPVYSGKGMAGLIDLIRQGRFRAGENIVFIHTGGSAGLFGYRQLFEQTPSQ; encoded by the coding sequence ATGCACCTTGCCCGTTTTCCCCGGCTATCGCTGGGGCATTTTCCCACACCGTTGGAACCGTTACCGAACCTGTCAAAATATTTAGGCGGACCGACCTTATATATCAAACGCGACGACGCGACGGGATTAGCGACCGGCGGCAACAAGACGCGCAAGCTGGAGTTTCTGTTGGCTGACGCACGGCAACAGGGCGCCGATGTCATCATCACCCAGGGAGCCACGCAGTCTAACCACGTCCGGCAAACGATTGCCGCCGCCGCGAAGCTGGGGCTTAAGACCCAGGTGTTGCTGGAAAAACGCGTTACCGATTATGGGGATGACTACCAGCGATCTGGCAATATTTTGCTGGATAATCTGCTGGGCGGCGAGATCGTCGACCATCTGCCTGCCGGCGCCGATATGCAGCAAGCAATGGAAGAACTGGCCGACACGCTGCGTAAAAAGGGATTGAAACCCTATGTGATCCCCGGCGGCGGCTCCAGCCCTGTCGGTGCATTGGGCTATGTGGCTTGTGCGGAAGAGTTGCTGTTTCAGTCCAGCCAGCAGCGTTTACGCATCGATCGCATTGTGCACGCTACGGGCAGCACCGGCACACAGGCTGGGCTGATTACGGGGTTGACCGCAACCCACAGTCAGATTCCTTTGCTGGGCATCAGCGTCAGAGCGCCCAAAGAGAAGCAAGAGGAGAATGTGTATGCGCTGGCGCAACGTACCTGGCAACTGCTTGGCATACCGGGTGAGATCCCGCGCAGCGCCGTAAATGTGAATAGCGACTATGTGGGGAAGGGATATGGAATTCCCACCGCAGGCACCCTGGAAGCGCTGACGTTGCTGGCGCAACTGGAAGGTATATTGCTTGACCCGGTCTATTCCGGCAAAGGTATGGCGGGACTTATCGATCTGATCCGTCAGGGACGTTTTCGCGCGGGTGAGAATATTGTCTTTATCCATACCGGTGGTTCCGCCGGATTGTTCGGCTATCGCCAGCTTTTTGAGCAGACGCCATCCCAATGA
- a CDS encoding ABC transporter permease: MSIQPPVRPEYQRELAPLKNFTLALPLPLATRLWNQAWLRKLTILLGLILLWEFGARWQNNELMLPGFLQTVDAFQADLASGELPAKVVISLGTLLKGYVVGSLLALGLSALAVSTRIGRDLLATLTSMFNPLPAIALLPLALLWFGLGEKSLIFVLIHSVMWPMALNTYSGFLSVSETLRMTGRNYGLTGRRYVMHILVPAALPSILSGLKIGWAFAWRTLIAAELVFGASSGNGGLGWYIFQNRNELYTDRVFAGLGTVIIIGLLVEGLIFSSIEKLTVKRWGMQR, from the coding sequence ATGAGCATACAACCCCCCGTCCGTCCCGAGTATCAGCGTGAGCTTGCCCCGCTCAAAAATTTTACGCTGGCGCTGCCTTTACCGCTGGCGACGCGGCTATGGAATCAAGCGTGGTTACGTAAGCTGACGATCCTATTGGGACTCATCCTATTATGGGAGTTCGGCGCCCGCTGGCAAAACAACGAGCTGATGCTGCCTGGTTTCCTGCAAACCGTGGATGCTTTCCAAGCGGATCTTGCCAGCGGTGAATTACCTGCCAAAGTCGTCATTTCGCTTGGCACTTTGCTCAAAGGTTATGTCGTGGGCAGTCTGTTGGCGCTGGGATTAAGCGCGCTGGCCGTATCGACCCGTATCGGACGCGATTTGCTGGCGACGTTAACGTCGATGTTTAACCCGCTGCCCGCCATTGCCTTGCTGCCGCTGGCGCTGTTGTGGTTTGGGCTGGGAGAGAAGAGTCTGATTTTTGTGCTCATCCATTCCGTGATGTGGCCGATGGCGCTCAATACGTACTCCGGTTTTCTCAGCGTGTCTGAAACACTGCGTATGACAGGACGAAATTACGGTTTAACCGGCCGGCGGTATGTTATGCATATTCTGGTTCCCGCGGCGCTGCCTTCTATTCTGTCTGGTCTGAAAATCGGCTGGGCGTTCGCGTGGCGTACGTTGATTGCCGCCGAACTGGTTTTCGGCGCATCCAGCGGCAACGGCGGACTGGGCTGGTATATTTTCCAGAACCGAAATGAACTGTATACCGACCGGGTTTTCGCCGGTCTGGGAACCGTCATAATCATTGGTTTGCTGGTGGAGGGTCTGATCTTTTCCAGCATAGAGAAACTCACGGTAAAACGCTGGGGAATGCAACGTTAA
- a CDS encoding anaerobic C4-dicarboxylate transporter, producing MDFIIQLVIVLICLFYGARKGGIALGLLGGIGLVILVFVFKLQPGKPPVDVMLVIIAVVAASATLQASGGLDVMLQIAERLLRRNPKYVSIIAPFVTCILTILCGTGHVVYTILPIIYDVAIKNNIRPERPMAASSIGAQMGVIASPVSVAVVSLVAMLANFTFNGQHLEFLDLLSITIPSTLMGILAIGIFSWFRGKDLDKDPDFQKFISVPENKEYVYGDTATLLDKKLPRSNWLAMWIFLCAIAAVAILGAVSELRPQFGGKPLSMVLVIQMFMLFAGAVIIIATKTNPGSISKNEVFRSGMIAIVAVYGIAWMAETMFGAHLEQIKATLGSLVKEYPWAYAVILLLVSKFVNSQAAALAAIVPVALAIGVNPAYIVASAPACYGYYILPTYPSDLAAIQFDRSGTTKIGRFVINHSFILPGLIGVFTSCVFGWVFAGMYGFL from the coding sequence ATGGATTTTATCATTCAATTAGTCATTGTCCTGATCTGTCTTTTCTACGGTGCGAGAAAAGGCGGGATCGCGCTGGGATTATTAGGCGGCATAGGACTCGTTATTCTGGTGTTTGTCTTCAAACTTCAACCAGGTAAACCACCGGTCGACGTCATGTTGGTAATTATCGCCGTGGTCGCTGCGTCGGCAACGCTTCAGGCCTCAGGGGGTTTGGACGTGATGTTGCAAATCGCGGAACGACTGCTGCGCCGTAATCCGAAATATGTGTCAATCATCGCGCCGTTCGTGACCTGTATTCTGACCATCCTGTGCGGTACTGGCCATGTGGTTTATACCATTCTGCCGATTATTTATGATGTCGCCATCAAGAATAATATCCGCCCTGAAAGACCCATGGCGGCCAGTTCCATCGGCGCGCAAATGGGGGTCATCGCCAGTCCTGTTTCCGTGGCGGTGGTATCGCTGGTAGCGATGCTGGCGAACTTTACCTTTAACGGTCAGCATCTGGAGTTTCTTGACCTGTTGTCGATTACCATTCCATCTACCCTTATGGGGATTCTGGCAATCGGTATTTTCAGTTGGTTCAGAGGTAAAGATTTGGATAAAGATCCTGATTTCCAGAAATTTATCTCTGTACCGGAAAACAAAGAATATGTTTACGGCGATACCGCGACCCTGCTGGACAAAAAGTTGCCTCGCAGCAACTGGCTTGCCATGTGGATCTTTTTGTGCGCCATTGCCGCCGTCGCCATTCTGGGGGCGGTATCGGAATTACGTCCACAGTTTGGCGGCAAGCCCCTGTCCATGGTACTGGTTATCCAGATGTTTATGCTGTTCGCTGGCGCAGTCATCATTATTGCGACCAAAACCAATCCGGGGTCCATTTCGAAAAACGAGGTCTTCCGCTCAGGTATGATCGCCATCGTTGCTGTTTATGGGATTGCCTGGATGGCAGAAACCATGTTCGGGGCGCATTTGGAACAGATAAAAGCGACGCTGGGTTCGTTGGTAAAAGAATACCCGTGGGCCTACGCTGTTATTCTGTTGCTGGTTTCAAAATTTGTTAACTCACAGGCCGCCGCGTTAGCCGCCATCGTGCCCGTTGCGTTGGCAATCGGCGTTAATCCGGCTTATATCGTTGCATCGGCGCCCGCCTGCTATGGTTATTACATTCTGCCGACCTACCCGAGCGATCTGGCGGCCATTCAGTTTGACCGTTCCGGCACCACCAAGATTGGCCGTTTTGTCATTAACCACAGTTTTATCCTGCCAGGCTTGATCGGGGTGTTTACCTCCTGCGTCTTTGGTTGGGTGTTCGCGGGAATGTACGGCTTCCTGTAA
- a CDS encoding aspartate/glutamate racemase family protein: MNIRTDSAILIGVLGGMGPLATVDLMQKIIEETPVSRDQDHVPVVAWSVPQIPDRQQALAGTGASPLPALLAAVGQLNRLAVSHIVIPCNTAHHWFDALATESRAPLIHIADATLESLARTVKNQVQAPSKIGLIATHGTLAAGWYQQRFAGLGSATLAPTEQEMATLFVPGCYAVKRGELQQGGALLERLAQRLVDRGAERLVLACTEVAPALAAVKSRWLDVSIDPARALAQCCVRQWLSSERRL, translated from the coding sequence ATGAATATCCGGACAGATAGCGCGATCCTGATTGGTGTCCTGGGGGGAATGGGGCCGCTGGCGACGGTTGATCTGATGCAGAAGATAATTGAAGAAACGCCCGTCAGCCGCGATCAGGATCATGTACCGGTGGTGGCCTGGAGCGTGCCGCAGATCCCGGATCGCCAGCAGGCGCTGGCAGGGACCGGCGCATCCCCGCTGCCTGCGTTATTGGCTGCGGTTGGTCAGCTTAATCGGTTGGCTGTCAGCCATATCGTGATCCCCTGCAACACGGCGCACCACTGGTTTGATGCGCTGGCCACGGAAAGCCGTGCGCCTCTGATTCATATTGCCGATGCAACGTTGGAGTCGCTCGCTCGTACGGTAAAAAATCAGGTTCAGGCGCCGTCGAAAATCGGGCTGATTGCGACGCATGGCACGCTTGCTGCCGGGTGGTATCAGCAGCGATTCGCCGGGTTGGGCAGCGCTACGCTGGCGCCGACCGAACAGGAAATGGCAACGCTGTTCGTGCCGGGTTGTTATGCGGTAAAACGCGGTGAGTTACAGCAGGGAGGAGCGTTGCTTGAGCGGCTCGCCCAGCGGCTGGTTGATCGTGGGGCGGAGCGGCTGGTACTGGCGTGTACGGAAGTTGCCCCGGCGCTGGCCGCGGTGAAATCGCGCTGGCTGGACGTCAGCATCGATCCGGCGCGGGCGTTGGCGCAGTGCTGTGTGCGGCAATGGCTAAGTTCGGAACGGCGGCTATAA
- a CDS encoding ABC transporter ATP-binding protein, with amino-acid sequence MSHDDYNALQTPLLQIDRVGLEYRTRRSQVRATHDVSFDVYPADRFVLLGPSGCGKSSLLKSIGGFLPAVEGDIRLDGKSVTKPGPDRIMVFQEFDQLPPWKTVLENTLFPLIASRQANRAEAIEKARYFLDKVGLTKFADAYPHTLSGGMKQRVAIARALAMQPKVLLMDEPFAALDALTRRKMQEELLALWDEVRFTLLFVTHAIEEALIVGSRVLLLSPHPGRVRAEINCHQFAMNDQGSEAFQATAQRIHHLLFPAEGTAPSSATLHQGKHYEHTTPRPSRVSA; translated from the coding sequence ATGAGCCACGACGATTACAATGCGCTTCAGACACCGCTGTTACAAATCGACCGCGTCGGGTTGGAATACCGGACTCGCCGCAGTCAGGTGCGCGCCACGCACGACGTCAGTTTTGACGTTTACCCCGCAGACCGCTTTGTGCTGCTGGGGCCGTCAGGATGCGGAAAATCCAGTCTGTTAAAATCCATCGGCGGATTTTTACCGGCGGTTGAAGGGGACATCCGGCTTGATGGCAAAAGCGTCACGAAACCGGGGCCGGATCGGATTATGGTCTTTCAGGAATTCGACCAACTTCCGCCGTGGAAAACCGTGCTGGAAAACACGCTATTTCCGCTGATTGCCAGCCGTCAGGCGAACCGGGCGGAAGCCATTGAAAAAGCAAGGTATTTTCTGGATAAAGTGGGGTTAACCAAATTCGCCGACGCCTATCCGCATACGTTATCCGGCGGGATGAAACAGCGCGTCGCGATTGCCAGAGCGCTGGCGATGCAGCCGAAAGTGTTATTGATGGATGAACCGTTCGCCGCATTGGATGCGCTAACCCGCCGTAAAATGCAGGAAGAGTTGCTTGCCCTGTGGGACGAGGTTCGCTTCACTCTGCTGTTTGTGACGCACGCCATCGAAGAGGCGTTGATTGTCGGTAGCCGGGTGCTGTTGCTCTCGCCCCATCCAGGGCGGGTTCGCGCAGAAATCAACTGCCACCAGTTCGCCATGAACGATCAGGGCAGTGAGGCATTTCAGGCGACCGCTCAGCGTATTCACCATCTTCTGTTTCCGGCTGAAGGCACGGCGCCCTCTTCCGCCACTTTGCATCAAGGTAAACATTATGAGCATACAACCCCCCGTCCGTCCCGAGTATCAGCGTGA
- a CDS encoding HlyD family type I secretion periplasmic adaptor subunit has translation MSALPELKHQPNPSCSEATANDQVLPLHADAGRYLKWGMLLVLLGFGGVLLWAGFAPLDKGVPVSGQVIVADNRKAVQPVSGGRIATLAVRDGQRVQAGQPLATLDQTPALAQRDNLSTQRLEALTSEARLMAERDNLDAITFPDAPASPPQIAQQIRTSQQQLFTSRRAALQQEIAAMRAAIIGAKAQSQGALALLNSNQTQYRLINEQLQGLRPLAREGYIARNRLLDVERQAAQLAGAIAQERNNVVQIQQQIIELEQKIDQRQNEYQKEVRTQLADIQLSIQDITHRLKSAEYELQNTQIRAPVSGTVVGLALHTEGGVVSAGQMLMEIVPDGQPLLIDAQLPIELVDRVKEGLPVELLFSAFNQATTPRISGVVALIGADRLLDQQTGTPYYALRIRVDEQGKQQLAGLDIRPGMPVEAFVRTGERSLLNYLFKPLFDRLHIALTEE, from the coding sequence ATGTCTGCCTTACCCGAATTGAAACATCAACCGAACCCGTCATGCTCCGAGGCCACGGCAAACGACCAGGTGCTGCCCCTTCACGCCGATGCCGGTCGCTATTTGAAATGGGGAATGCTGCTGGTACTGCTCGGATTCGGCGGCGTGCTGCTCTGGGCCGGATTCGCCCCGTTGGATAAAGGCGTGCCGGTATCCGGGCAGGTTATCGTTGCCGACAACCGAAAAGCCGTGCAACCCGTCAGCGGCGGACGCATTGCGACACTCGCGGTGCGTGACGGCCAGCGGGTACAGGCCGGCCAGCCGCTCGCGACGCTGGATCAAACCCCGGCGCTGGCTCAGCGCGATAATCTGTCCACCCAGCGGTTGGAAGCCCTGACCAGCGAAGCCCGCTTGATGGCCGAGCGCGACAATCTGGATGCGATCACTTTCCCCGACGCCCCCGCCTCACCGCCGCAGATTGCACAGCAGATCCGCACCTCACAGCAGCAACTGTTCACAAGCCGCCGGGCGGCGCTGCAACAGGAGATCGCGGCGATGCGGGCGGCAATCATCGGCGCAAAGGCGCAGTCGCAGGGCGCTCTGGCGTTACTCAACAGTAACCAAACGCAATACCGCCTCATCAACGAACAGCTACAGGGATTACGCCCGCTGGCGCGGGAGGGCTATATCGCCCGTAACCGTCTGCTTGATGTGGAACGTCAGGCGGCACAGTTGGCCGGCGCCATCGCGCAGGAGCGCAACAATGTGGTGCAAATTCAGCAGCAGATCATCGAACTGGAACAAAAAATCGACCAGCGTCAGAACGAGTATCAGAAAGAGGTGCGAACCCAGCTTGCGGATATCCAGCTTTCGATTCAGGACATCACGCATCGGCTAAAATCCGCCGAATATGAATTACAAAATACGCAAATTCGCGCGCCCGTCAGCGGTACGGTTGTCGGGCTGGCGCTGCATACCGAAGGCGGCGTGGTCAGCGCCGGGCAAATGCTGATGGAAATTGTGCCTGACGGACAACCGCTACTGATCGACGCTCAGTTACCCATCGAACTGGTCGACAGGGTGAAAGAAGGTTTGCCGGTCGAGTTGCTGTTTTCCGCATTCAATCAGGCCACGACGCCGCGTATTTCAGGCGTGGTGGCGCTGATTGGCGCCGACCGGCTGCTCGACCAACAAACCGGAACCCCCTACTACGCCCTGCGTATCCGTGTTGATGAGCAGGGAAAACAGCAGTTGGCCGGGTTGGATATTCGTCCCGGCATGCCGGTGGAAGCCTTTGTGCGAACCGGGGAGCGGTCATTGCTCAATTACCTGTTCAAACCGTTATTCGATCGTTTGCATATTGCCTTGACCGAGGAGTAA
- a CDS encoding ABC transporter substrate-binding protein encodes MNNLSKNKKFNRLTRAAAIIGLTLASSAANAEGNISIAQQFGIGYLVLDVVRDQNLIEKHGKQQGLDIKVEWRTLSGATAINEALLSGALDVASAGVPPMLTVWDRTRGKQNVKAIASLGSMPNYLLTNNPAVKTIGDLSDKDRIATPAAGVGYQSRTLQIETAKQYGADNFKRFDKITVSLPHPDASAALIAGKSEISTHFSSPPFQYQALEHANIHKILSSYDVLGGPATFNVLYTTQKFHDENPKTYRAFYDALAEASEIIKADKPAAAETYIRVEKSRLDPALVKKIVEDPEIDFTITPQRTYVYAEKLHQLGVLKHKADGWKDYFFSEIHDRPGS; translated from the coding sequence ATGAATAACCTATCAAAAAATAAAAAGTTCAATCGATTAACTCGTGCTGCGGCAATAATAGGATTAACGCTGGCGTCAAGCGCCGCCAACGCGGAAGGAAATATCAGTATCGCTCAGCAATTTGGTATTGGTTATCTGGTACTGGATGTCGTGCGCGATCAAAATCTGATCGAAAAACACGGTAAACAGCAGGGTCTTGATATCAAAGTCGAATGGCGCACGCTTTCCGGCGCAACCGCCATCAATGAGGCGCTGCTGTCAGGGGCGCTGGATGTGGCCTCGGCCGGGGTGCCGCCGATGCTGACGGTGTGGGATCGCACGCGCGGTAAGCAGAACGTCAAAGCGATCGCCTCGCTGGGATCGATGCCGAATTATCTGCTCACCAATAATCCTGCGGTCAAAACCATTGGTGACCTGAGCGATAAAGATCGCATTGCCACCCCCGCCGCCGGGGTGGGCTACCAGTCGCGCACGTTACAGATTGAAACGGCTAAACAATACGGCGCTGACAACTTCAAGCGCTTCGACAAAATCACGGTCAGCCTGCCTCATCCCGATGCCAGCGCTGCGCTGATTGCGGGCAAATCCGAAATCAGCACCCATTTCTCCAGCCCGCCATTCCAATATCAGGCTTTGGAACATGCCAATATCCATAAGATCCTCAGCTCTTATGATGTTCTGGGCGGCCCGGCAACGTTCAATGTCCTTTACACCACCCAGAAGTTTCATGATGAGAACCCGAAAACCTACCGCGCTTTCTATGACGCGCTCGCCGAAGCATCTGAAATCATCAAAGCGGATAAACCTGCGGCGGCTGAAACCTATATCCGGGTAGAAAAATCACGACTCGACCCGGCATTGGTGAAAAAAATCGTTGAAGACCCGGAGATCGATTTCACCATTACGCCACAACGGACTTACGTCTACGCCGAAAAATTACACCAGCTCGGCGTACTGAAACATAAGGCTGACGGCTGGAAAGACTACTTCTTTAGCGAAATTCACGATCGGCCGGGCAGCTAG